In a single window of the Aminomonas paucivorans DSM 12260 genome:
- a CDS encoding (2Fe-2S) ferredoxin domain-containing protein, translating into MAESGEPVGSATEKGERVVLTLCMGSSCFARGNQKNLEVIRQFLKDHRMEDRVSLVGSRCEGACTQGPNLRIGDRLFPRINQEDLPALLERELL; encoded by the coding sequence GTGGCGGAAAGCGGAGAGCCGGTGGGAAGCGCGACGGAGAAGGGGGAGCGGGTGGTCTTGACCCTCTGCATGGGCAGTTCCTGTTTCGCCCGGGGGAACCAGAAGAACCTGGAGGTGATCCGGCAGTTCCTGAAGGACCACCGGATGGAGGATCGGGTGTCCCTGGTGGGCAGCCGCTGCGAGGGGGCCTGCACCCAGGGGCCGAACCTGCGCATCGGGGATCGGCTGTTCCCCCGGATCAACCAGGAAGACCTTCCCGCCCTGCTGGAGCGGGAGCTGCTTTAG
- a CDS encoding right-handed parallel beta-helix repeat-containing protein encodes MEEEREEMGMEMRAGRPWLRWVGVFALVLSLMCLRAEAAVVRVTPSGAGAKDGSSWADACGEAEFRTVLGGAPGNGATEFWVAAGTYNPTADADRSVSFVLKTGVALYGGFGGTETARTQRNAAGNVTILSGNLGDPASATDNSYHVVTANGTDATAVLDGFTVTGGRADVGNPHDTTSRAGGMLIDLSSVTVANCTFSGNAATKWGGGMFVIACSPTVTNSTFTGNTADLGGAIHALSGGNAVLTGCTLSGNSATSFGGGVYSVNSTPVLTDCTLSGNSATERGGGLYNQGGGNPTLSHCTLSGNSAKYGGGMCVDGGNQTLTGCTLSGNSATDYGGGLVNLTGNQTLTGCTLSGNSAKYGGGLSDYSGTLVMADCTLSGNSATNHGGGFHNRQGGTATLTRCTFSDNTAVLRGGGVCNDNATVTLTDCTLSGGSAEDGGGLHNAQSATLTACTLSGNSATICGGGLYNASGTATLTHCTLSGNSAAGGGGLYNAQNATLTACTLSGNSATNGGGLCNASTVTLTNGTLSGNNAANGGGLYTLQNATLTNCTLSGNSASAGTVVACTGSGNITAKNCIFWNESTEEFSGALWPTVTYCVVKGGFSGTGNRFANPNLGPLADNGGPTKTCALPWGSSAVDGGTDGGAPATDQRGVGRPKGAGYDMGAYELDPAAVTPTPGPTPTPGPSPTPGPSPTPFPYPLPSGLPEPSVTVEGGTPLVSPTPVPPSDLPITGRSNPGNVDLSPEMLEALLGAGIDPLLYQVVLTGQGGTVTYLTDPGGVVTLKIPSPLHLEGGYAYRWACLVWNPATRKWWLPQSVRFSARSASSETWLPLPLADGGPYDLDGKADGVLTARTLNVLLAVPASGVPGSPTPTTTSPVSVSPTGSGGGGGCFLGFGLPVLLLPLLASGHRGKRRGISDIPDDKGGAPR; translated from the coding sequence ATGGAAGAGGAGAGGGAGGAGATGGGGATGGAGATGCGTGCAGGTCGTCCTTGGTTGCGGTGGGTGGGGGTCTTCGCGCTGGTCCTTTCCCTGATGTGCCTGCGGGCGGAGGCGGCGGTGGTGCGCGTCACCCCGAGCGGCGCGGGGGCGAAGGACGGCAGCAGCTGGGCCGACGCCTGCGGCGAGGCGGAGTTCCGCACGGTGTTAGGCGGGGCGCCCGGAAACGGGGCCACGGAGTTTTGGGTGGCGGCGGGGACGTACAACCCCACCGCCGATGCGGACCGGAGCGTGTCCTTCGTCCTGAAGACCGGCGTGGCCCTCTACGGCGGCTTCGGAGGCACCGAGACGGCCCGAACCCAGCGGAACGCAGCGGGAAACGTCACGATCCTCTCGGGGAACCTCGGCGACCCCGCAAGTGCGACGGACAACAGCTACCACGTGGTGACGGCGAATGGTACGGACGCCACCGCCGTCCTCGACGGCTTCACCGTCACCGGGGGAAGAGCGGACGTGGGTAACCCCCACGACACCACCTCCCGCGCCGGCGGGATGCTCATCGACCTTTCCAGCGTCACGGTGGCGAACTGCACCTTCTCGGGGAACGCTGCGACGAAGTGGGGAGGGGGCATGTTCGTCATCGCCTGCAGCCCTACGGTGACGAACAGCACCTTTACGGGGAACACGGCAGACCTCGGAGGCGCGATCCACGCTCTTTCGGGGGGCAACGCGGTGCTGACAGGCTGTACATTGTCGGGGAACAGCGCCACGAGCTTCGGTGGGGGGGTGTACAGCGTCAACAGCACCCCGGTGTTGACGGACTGCACGTTGTCGGGCAACAGCGCCACGGAACGGGGTGGGGGGCTGTACAACCAGGGGGGCGGCAACCCAACCCTGTCCCATTGCACCCTTTCGGGGAACAGCGCAAAGTACGGCGGGGGGATGTGCGTTGACGGCGGCAACCAGACGCTGACGGGCTGCACCCTTTCGGGCAACAGCGCCACGGACTACGGCGGGGGGTTGGTCAACCTAACCGGCAACCAGACGCTGACGGGCTGCACCCTTTCGGGGAACAGCGCAAAGTACGGCGGGGGACTGAGCGATTACAGCGGCACCCTGGTCATGGCCGACTGCACCCTTTCGGGGAACAGCGCCACGAACCACGGTGGGGGTTTTCACAACCGTCAAGGCGGTACCGCCACGTTGACCCGCTGCACCTTTTCGGACAACACGGCGGTTCTGCGGGGCGGGGGGGTGTGCAACGACAACGCCACCGTGACGCTGACGGACTGCACCCTCTCGGGGGGCAGCGCGGAGGACGGAGGGGGCCTGCACAACGCGCAAAGCGCCACGTTGACGGCCTGCACGTTGTCGGGCAACAGCGCCACGATCTGCGGCGGGGGCTTGTACAACGCCAGCGGTACCGCGACGTTGACCCACTGCACTCTTTCGGGGAACAGCGCGGCGGGCGGAGGGGGCTTGTACAACGCGCAAAACGCCACGTTGACGGCCTGCACGTTGTCGGGCAACAGCGCCACGAACGGAGGGGGCCTGTGCAACGCCAGCACCGTCACGCTGACGAACGGCACCCTTTCGGGCAACAACGCGGCGAACGGAGGGGGTCTGTACACCCTGCAAAACGCCACGTTGACCAACTGCACGCTGTCGGGCAACAGCGCCTCTGCGGGAACCGTGGTGGCGTGTACGGGTAGCGGGAACATCACGGCGAAGAACTGCATCTTCTGGAACGAAAGCACGGAGGAGTTTTCCGGCGCCCTTTGGCCCACCGTGACCTACTGCGTCGTCAAGGGAGGCTTTTCGGGAACGGGAAACCGCTTCGCCAACCCGAACCTGGGCCCCTTGGCGGACAACGGCGGCCCCACCAAGACCTGTGCCCTGCCCTGGGGCAGCTCCGCCGTGGACGGGGGGACGGACGGCGGGGCTCCCGCCACGGACCAGCGGGGGGTGGGGCGCCCCAAGGGGGCGGGGTACGACATGGGAGCCTACGAGCTGGATCCCGCCGCCGTGACGCCCACGCCGGGTCCCACCCCCACGCCCGGTCCCTCCCCCACGCCGGGACCTTCTCCGACCCCCTTTCCCTACCCGCTTCCCTCGGGGCTGCCGGAGCCGTCGGTCACCGTAGAGGGCGGCACGCCCCTGGTGTCCCCCACCCCCGTCCCTCCTTCGGACCTGCCGATCACGGGAAGGTCCAACCCCGGGAATGTGGACCTGTCTCCGGAGATGCTCGAAGCCCTGCTCGGCGCGGGCATCGATCCCCTGCTCTACCAGGTGGTGCTGACGGGACAGGGGGGCACGGTGACCTACCTCACCGATCCGGGGGGGGTGGTGACCCTGAAGATCCCCTCTCCCCTGCACCTCGAAGGGGGCTATGCCTACCGTTGGGCGTGTCTGGTGTGGAACCCCGCCACCCGCAAGTGGTGGCTGCCCCAGAGCGTGCGCTTCTCTGCCCGCTCCGCCTCCTCCGAGACCTGGCTGCCCCTTCCCCTGGCCGACGGGGGGCCCTACGACCTGGACGGGAAGGCCGACGGCGTCCTGACGGCCCGGACCCTGAACGTCCTGCTGGCGGTACCCGCCTCGGGGGTACCGGGAAGCCCCACGCCCACGACGACGTCCCCCGTGTCCGTGTCTCCCACCGGTTCCGGCGGCGGAGGGGGCTGCTTCCTGGGCTTCGGCCTGCCGGTCCTCCTGCTGCCCCTGTTGGCCTCGGGTCACCGAGGGAAACGGAGGGGGATTTCCGACATCCCGGACGACAAGGGGGGCGCGCCTCGCTGA
- a CDS encoding helix-turn-helix domain-containing protein: MVDALGLGSILLWQWLTVLRGSLFSPSSGTFFAEPRMAYAFFSLVLCGTFLALSRWGNRLSPRWWRVAPWVAAGLMSLAWLPQGAGLRRIPEAGVFLALGLPAVGSAIQLTLWEWRLAFAPFSGQASVFGVACAVRTGGVLLVSLLFPPLLPFLARALPFLGALLWAPPHRDLPAAFGPPGKRVFPLRPALRAASFFLLSALFLSLLLGRETPGTGLAKVFCDPLYTLGALGVGAALRFVPGLELRRIHLGAEAFLVLGFLAFAALGEKHPLVPLALLQTGAGIFGAYVFTLILYLGGRAGHAGALSVVAAGQLVVTGSVTAGLLLTDAVGSLAQREGVPFVLAVSLLGVGLLFFSNLLLRDDRDTFAGCDLYDGEGETGLPDPLREEGTPPRTPTEEGRGGPSAWEEDRLHLQLLQEALSRQEVRVALLVARGHSNEDIARQLNITGNTLRTHMKNIHRKLGSANRQELQSRLLHRTP; this comes from the coding sequence GTGGTCGACGCTCTGGGCCTGGGGTCCATCCTTCTCTGGCAGTGGCTCACGGTCCTCCGGGGATCCCTGTTCTCCCCGTCTTCCGGGACCTTCTTCGCGGAACCTCGCATGGCCTATGCGTTCTTCTCCCTGGTGCTCTGCGGGACCTTCCTGGCCCTCTCCCGCTGGGGAAACCGCCTTTCCCCCCGGTGGTGGCGCGTCGCCCCCTGGGTGGCCGCGGGGCTCATGTCCCTGGCGTGGCTTCCCCAGGGTGCGGGGCTTCGCCGGATTCCCGAGGCGGGGGTCTTCCTCGCCCTGGGCCTTCCCGCCGTGGGATCGGCGATCCAGCTGACCCTCTGGGAATGGCGCTTGGCCTTCGCCCCCTTCTCGGGACAGGCCTCCGTCTTCGGCGTGGCCTGCGCCGTGAGGACGGGGGGGGTCCTGCTGGTCTCCCTGCTCTTCCCCCCCCTGCTCCCCTTCCTGGCGAGGGCGCTCCCCTTCCTGGGAGCGCTGCTCTGGGCTCCCCCTCACCGGGACCTCCCCGCCGCCTTCGGGCCTCCGGGAAAGCGGGTCTTCCCCCTTCGGCCCGCCCTTCGAGCGGCGTCGTTCTTCCTCCTCTCCGCCCTGTTCCTCTCCCTGCTTCTGGGGCGGGAAACCCCGGGGACCGGCCTGGCGAAGGTGTTCTGCGACCCCCTCTACACCCTGGGGGCGCTGGGCGTGGGGGCGGCGCTGCGCTTCGTCCCGGGGCTGGAGCTTCGGAGGATCCACCTCGGGGCGGAAGCCTTCCTCGTCCTGGGCTTTCTGGCCTTCGCCGCCCTGGGGGAGAAGCACCCCCTCGTCCCCCTGGCGCTCCTCCAGACGGGGGCAGGGATCTTCGGGGCCTACGTGTTCACCCTGATCCTCTACCTGGGGGGAAGGGCGGGGCATGCGGGTGCCCTCTCCGTGGTGGCCGCGGGGCAGCTGGTGGTGACGGGTTCCGTGACGGCGGGGCTGCTTCTGACCGACGCGGTGGGATCCCTGGCCCAGCGGGAGGGGGTTCCCTTCGTCCTGGCCGTGAGCCTCCTGGGGGTGGGGCTGTTGTTCTTCTCCAACCTGCTCCTCCGGGACGACCGGGACACCTTCGCGGGCTGCGATCTCTACGACGGAGAGGGAGAAACGGGGCTCCCGGATCCCCTCCGGGAGGAGGGCACCCCTCCGAGGACCCCGACGGAGGAGGGGCGGGGGGGGCCCTCCGCCTGGGAGGAGGACCGGCTGCACCTCCAGCTTCTGCAGGAGGCGCTGTCCCGCCAGGAGGTCCGGGTGGCCCTGCTGGTGGCCCGGGGACACTCCAACGAGGACATCGCCCGACAACTGAACATCACCGGCAACACCCTCCGGACCCACATGAAGAACATCCACCGGAAACTGGGCTCCGCCAACCGGCAGGAGCTGCAGTCCCGGCTGCTGCACCGAACCCCTTAG
- a CDS encoding HD-GYP domain-containing protein, whose amino-acid sequence MTLPSNLSSLTFAILATLEVRDPLTRRHSGRVARISLLLGETLGLARPARQGLWIAALLHDIGKIGVPDGVLNKPGSLSEGERRAIQEHPRIGAEILRKIRFPQDLVRTVLHHHERWDGWGYPDGLAGERIPLESRIIALADAYDAMTAQRPYRRGMPHEVALGEILDHEGEQFDPRVVEAFRQVEARLLRARDVAFLAVEEALHGDLMHSVRVPRGVPREGMLVPVGSGAGEGVSRS is encoded by the coding sequence GTGACCTTGCCTTCGAATCTGTCCTCGCTGACCTTCGCCATCCTCGCCACCCTGGAGGTTCGGGATCCCCTGACCCGGCGTCACTCCGGCCGGGTGGCCCGGATCAGCCTGCTCCTGGGGGAAACCCTGGGGCTTGCGCGCCCGGCCCGGCAGGGGCTCTGGATCGCCGCGCTGCTCCACGACATCGGGAAGATCGGGGTGCCCGACGGGGTGCTCAACAAGCCCGGCAGCCTGAGCGAAGGAGAACGCCGGGCCATCCAGGAGCACCCCCGCATCGGGGCGGAGATCCTTCGGAAGATCCGCTTCCCCCAGGACCTGGTGCGGACGGTGCTGCACCACCACGAACGGTGGGACGGCTGGGGCTACCCCGACGGGTTGGCGGGGGAGCGCATCCCCCTGGAGTCCCGCATCATCGCCCTGGCGGACGCCTACGACGCCATGACCGCCCAGCGTCCCTACCGGCGGGGGATGCCGCACGAAGTGGCCCTGGGGGAGATCCTGGATCACGAGGGGGAACAGTTCGACCCCCGGGTGGTGGAGGCCTTCCGCCAGGTGGAGGCCCGGCTGCTCCGGGCTCGGGACGTGGCCTTCCTCGCGGTGGAGGAGGCCCTCCACGGGGATCTGATGCACTCCGTCCGGGTCCCCCGGGGGGTGCCCCGGGAGGGGATGCTCGTCCCGGTGGGAAGCGGCGCGGGGGAGGGGGTTTCCCGAAGCTAA
- a CDS encoding DUF2023 family protein: MFLHHVYEYLKGVRQLILHTTLTEHLCEMEARLRKEEIAYVAYPLGCSRVNLFFGNPLCVEVVRRIAKPNLTEWTEEEDFILGILLGYDKLQQCRRFLDFRERSRERLVG; the protein is encoded by the coding sequence GTGTTTCTGCACCACGTGTACGAGTACCTCAAGGGGGTGCGGCAGCTGATCCTCCACACCACCCTGACGGAGCACCTCTGCGAGATGGAGGCGCGGCTCCGAAAAGAGGAAATCGCCTACGTGGCCTACCCCCTGGGGTGTTCCCGGGTGAACCTGTTCTTCGGCAACCCCCTCTGCGTGGAGGTGGTGCGCCGCATCGCCAAGCCCAACCTGACGGAATGGACAGAGGAGGAGGACTTCATCCTGGGAATCCTCCTGGGGTACGACAAGCTCCAGCAGTGCCGACGCTTTCTCGATTTCCGGGAGCGAAGCCGCGAACGCCTCGTAGGCTGA
- the feoB gene encoding ferrous iron transport protein B: MSASVVALAGNPNTGKTSLFNVLTGSRQKVGNWPGVTVERKEGRLRLPEGDVLLVDLPGVYSLGAASVDEQIASEFLQTAAPKAVVAVVDASNLERSLYLVVQLLEAGAPVLVALNMVDAATDQGVRVDPKKLEDLLGVPVVPTVARTGEGAEELKRRLSARLDDAAGARPLAIPYGRQIEASLGRLGEFLAPRLRGRSGIPGERGAVLAAEGDPRIGAMLDDEGRRLLEERIAEENRTLEAAVGMDLQTGVIERRWHFVSSLTGQAVSFDPAYKTTLSLSDRVDRVVTNRFLGLPLFLAVAWVMFRTTFLVGDPTAEWLEGVLGTFGEAVTGWLEAQGAGSVLQSFVVDGLLGGVGSVVVFVPHIFILFAFIALLEDSGYMARGAFVMDRIMRALGLHGKSFIPMLIGFGCGVPAIMGTRILDSPRDRQITLLVLPFVSCSARLPVFLLFAGTFFGQSAGNVVFALYVLGIAVAVVSAKVLAGTLFSGETSQFVMELPPYRLPKALTVVRSAGERAWLFVRKAGTVIFGAVLLVWALASLPLGVEYGSAESLVGRLGHLLAPIFAPLGFGFWQAGVALFFGFLAKEVVVGTFGTLLGTGEEALAGALPALFTPLSALSFMVMTLLYVPCVAVVGAYYRETNSWKWTAFFVLYSTGVAYVLALAVFQAGRLLGLG; encoded by the coding sequence ATGTCTGCTTCCGTGGTGGCCCTGGCGGGAAACCCCAACACGGGCAAGACCAGTCTGTTCAACGTCCTCACCGGGTCCCGCCAGAAGGTGGGGAACTGGCCCGGGGTGACGGTGGAGCGCAAGGAGGGGCGGCTTCGGCTGCCCGAGGGGGATGTCCTGCTGGTGGACCTCCCGGGGGTGTACAGCCTGGGAGCCGCCTCGGTGGACGAGCAGATCGCCTCGGAGTTCCTGCAGACCGCCGCCCCCAAGGCGGTGGTGGCGGTGGTGGACGCTTCCAACCTGGAGCGCAGTCTCTATTTGGTGGTGCAGCTTCTGGAGGCGGGGGCCCCGGTGCTGGTGGCCCTGAACATGGTGGACGCCGCCACGGACCAGGGGGTTCGGGTGGACCCGAAGAAGCTGGAGGATCTGCTGGGGGTGCCCGTGGTTCCCACGGTGGCCCGCACCGGGGAAGGGGCGGAGGAGCTGAAGCGGCGGCTTTCCGCCCGGTTGGACGACGCCGCCGGCGCGCGCCCCCTGGCGATCCCCTACGGCAGGCAGATTGAGGCCTCCCTGGGGCGCCTGGGGGAGTTCCTGGCCCCCCGGCTCCGGGGGAGGTCGGGCATCCCGGGGGAACGGGGTGCGGTGCTGGCGGCGGAGGGAGACCCCCGGATCGGGGCGATGTTGGACGACGAGGGACGGCGGCTCCTGGAGGAGCGGATCGCCGAGGAGAACCGCACCCTGGAGGCGGCGGTGGGCATGGACCTGCAGACCGGGGTGATCGAGCGGCGCTGGCACTTCGTCTCCTCCCTGACGGGACAGGCGGTGTCCTTCGACCCTGCCTACAAGACGACCCTTTCCCTCTCGGACCGGGTGGACCGGGTGGTGACGAACCGGTTCCTGGGGTTGCCCCTCTTCCTGGCGGTGGCCTGGGTCATGTTCCGCACCACCTTCCTGGTGGGGGACCCCACGGCGGAGTGGCTGGAGGGGGTCCTGGGGACCTTCGGGGAGGCCGTGACGGGCTGGCTGGAGGCCCAGGGCGCGGGTTCGGTCCTCCAGAGCTTCGTGGTGGACGGCCTCTTGGGAGGCGTGGGCTCCGTGGTGGTCTTCGTGCCCCACATCTTCATCCTCTTCGCCTTCATCGCCCTGCTGGAGGATTCGGGGTACATGGCCCGAGGGGCCTTCGTCATGGACCGGATCATGAGGGCCTTGGGCCTTCACGGGAAGAGCTTCATCCCCATGCTCATCGGCTTCGGCTGCGGCGTCCCCGCCATCATGGGCACCCGCATCCTGGACAGCCCCCGGGACCGGCAGATCACCCTGCTGGTGCTGCCCTTCGTCAGCTGTTCCGCCCGGCTTCCCGTGTTCCTGCTCTTCGCGGGAACCTTCTTCGGGCAAAGCGCGGGGAACGTGGTGTTCGCCCTGTACGTCCTGGGCATCGCCGTGGCGGTGGTGTCCGCCAAGGTCCTGGCGGGGACCCTCTTCTCCGGGGAGACCTCCCAGTTCGTCATGGAACTGCCTCCCTACCGGTTGCCCAAGGCCCTCACGGTGGTGCGAAGCGCCGGGGAGCGGGCGTGGCTCTTCGTCCGCAAGGCCGGCACGGTGATCTTCGGGGCGGTGCTGTTGGTGTGGGCCCTGGCGAGCCTGCCCCTCGGGGTGGAGTACGGTTCCGCGGAGAGCCTGGTGGGGCGTCTGGGACACCTGTTGGCCCCCATCTTCGCCCCCTTGGGCTTCGGGTTCTGGCAGGCCGGGGTGGCCCTGTTCTTCGGCTTCTTGGCCAAGGAAGTGGTGGTGGGGACCTTCGGGACCCTCCTGGGCACGGGGGAAGAGGCCCTGGCGGGGGCTCTGCCCGCCCTGTTCACCCCCTTGAGCGCCCTGTCCTTCATGGTGATGACCCTGCTCTACGTGCCCTGCGTGGCGGTGGTGGGGGCCTACTACCGGGAGACCAACAGCTGGAAGTGGACCGCCTTCTTCGTCCTCTACAGCACCGGGGTGGCCTACGTCCTGGCTCTGGCCGTGTTCCAGGCGGGGCGGCTTCTGGGGCTGGGCTAG
- a CDS encoding FeoA family protein: MAKETRLSELAPGIAARVTGVEGDKDLRRRVLDMGLVPGTEVRVQRRAPLGDPVSVVFRGYELSLRLPEAQSVRVALCGGGCGGCGGCGGCR, from the coding sequence ATGGCAAAGGAAACGCGGCTTTCGGAGCTGGCTCCCGGGATCGCAGCCCGGGTGACGGGGGTGGAGGGGGATAAGGACCTGCGCCGGCGGGTGCTGGACATGGGCCTGGTGCCGGGGACGGAGGTGCGGGTGCAGCGTCGGGCTCCCCTGGGCGACCCGGTCTCGGTGGTCTTTCGGGGCTACGAGCTGAGCCTGCGCCTGCCCGAGGCCCAGTCGGTCCGGGTGGCCCTCTGCGGCGGCGGCTGCGGCGGTTGTGGCGGTTGCGGGGGATGTCGCTGA
- a CDS encoding FeoA family protein codes for MCPLTMAREGSRVCVVRVAGGCCMAQRLAEMGIIPGASLTVLRADGGAVLIHRGGSCRMAMGREMAGRVFVVQDDAA; via the coding sequence ATGTGTCCCTTGACGATGGCCCGGGAGGGTTCCCGGGTGTGCGTGGTCCGGGTGGCGGGGGGCTGCTGCATGGCCCAGAGGCTTGCGGAGATGGGCATCATCCCCGGGGCGAGCCTGACGGTGCTGCGCGCTGATGGGGGGGCGGTGCTGATCCATCGGGGAGGAAGCTGCCGCATGGCCATGGGACGGGAGATGGCGGGAAGGGTCTTCGTGGTCCAGGACGACGCCGCCTGA
- a CDS encoding metal-dependent transcriptional regulator, with amino-acid sequence MFCNPNRGEGLVIPTARIEDYLEAVFDEEVRGGSPTVTRLAERLSVTKGTVVPALKKLVEEGLLDHERYGTPSLTEAGRQKALTIYRRHQILSFLFGEVLGIRRDHAVNLACEMEHLLDENSEARLFLLTDYLGKGLREGAPWMEELQARLNDPVRLPRPLTMGESGSRYRVVRVTAEGVLRKRLLEQGFVPGTLLVHRGFSPLGDPLDVEIRGGRLALRRSEAATVWVESEEVEG; translated from the coding sequence ATGTTTTGTAACCCAAACAGAGGGGAGGGGCTCGTCATACCCACCGCACGCATCGAGGACTATCTGGAAGCGGTGTTCGACGAGGAGGTCCGGGGGGGAAGCCCCACGGTCACCCGTCTGGCGGAGCGGCTTTCCGTCACCAAGGGCACCGTGGTCCCGGCCCTGAAGAAGCTGGTGGAAGAAGGGCTCCTGGACCACGAGCGCTACGGCACCCCCTCCCTCACTGAGGCAGGCCGTCAGAAAGCCCTGACCATCTACCGGCGCCACCAGATCCTCTCCTTTCTCTTCGGGGAGGTCCTGGGGATCCGAAGGGACCACGCGGTGAACCTGGCCTGCGAGATGGAACACCTGCTGGACGAGAATTCCGAGGCGCGCCTGTTTCTCCTGACGGATTACCTGGGAAAGGGGCTCCGGGAAGGGGCTCCCTGGATGGAGGAGCTTCAGGCGCGGTTGAACGATCCGGTTCGGTTGCCCCGCCCCCTGACCATGGGGGAATCGGGTTCCCGCTATCGGGTGGTCCGGGTCACCGCCGAGGGGGTCCTGCGAAAGAGGCTTCTGGAGCAGGGCTTCGTCCCGGGGACGCTTCTGGTGCATCGGGGGTTCTCCCCCCTGGGGGACCCCTTGGACGTGGAGATCCGGGGAGGGCGTCTGGCCCTCCGGCGGAGCGAGGCGGCAACGGTCTGGGTGGAGAGTGAGGAGGTGGAAGGGTGA
- the trpB gene encoding tryptophan synthase subunit beta: MTTQTSVAEKKGYFGEYGGSFVPEGLQPRLDELEQAYEDARSDPAFGAEYARLLKEYVGRPSALTECANLFRHLGGGRLFLKREDLNHTGAHKINNALGQALLAKRMGKTELIAETGAGMHGTASATVAALMGMHCTVYMGEVDVARQAPNVARMKALGAEVVSVREGQRTLKEAVDAALVAFATRPETFYLLGSAVGPHPYPGMVRDFQSVIGREARQQFLQREGRLPDYGVACVGGGSNAIGLFSGFLEDPSVRLVGVEPSGRGLQTGDHAATLTAGAPGVIHGFRSYVLADDRGEPAQVYSISAGLDYPGVGPEHAHLKDTGRVRYEIASDREALDAFRLLCRHEGIIPALESSHALAYALRLLPTLKGDQTVLVNLSGRGDKDLDTALPLL; this comes from the coding sequence ATGACCACCCAGACGAGCGTAGCGGAGAAGAAGGGCTATTTCGGAGAGTACGGAGGCAGCTTCGTGCCCGAGGGGCTTCAGCCCCGGCTGGACGAGCTGGAGCAGGCCTACGAGGACGCGCGCAGCGACCCCGCCTTCGGGGCGGAGTACGCCCGGCTGCTGAAGGAGTACGTGGGGCGTCCCTCGGCGCTGACGGAGTGCGCCAACCTCTTCCGGCACCTGGGGGGCGGGCGGCTCTTCCTGAAGCGGGAGGACCTGAACCACACGGGGGCCCACAAGATCAACAACGCCCTGGGGCAGGCCCTGCTGGCCAAACGCATGGGCAAGACGGAACTCATCGCCGAGACGGGGGCGGGGATGCACGGCACCGCCAGCGCCACCGTCGCGGCCCTGATGGGGATGCACTGCACCGTCTACATGGGAGAGGTGGACGTGGCTCGCCAGGCTCCCAACGTGGCCCGCATGAAGGCCCTGGGGGCGGAGGTGGTGTCGGTGAGGGAGGGACAGCGCACCCTGAAGGAGGCGGTGGACGCGGCCCTGGTGGCCTTCGCCACCCGGCCGGAGACCTTCTATCTCCTGGGCTCCGCAGTGGGACCCCACCCCTACCCGGGGATGGTGCGGGACTTCCAGAGCGTCATCGGCCGGGAGGCCCGGCAGCAGTTCCTCCAGAGGGAGGGGCGTCTGCCGGACTACGGGGTGGCCTGCGTGGGAGGGGGCAGCAACGCCATCGGGCTGTTCTCGGGCTTCCTGGAGGACCCCTCGGTGCGGCTGGTAGGGGTGGAGCCCTCGGGCCGGGGACTCCAGACGGGGGACCACGCCGCCACCCTCACCGCCGGGGCCCCGGGGGTGATCCACGGCTTCCGCTCCTACGTCCTGGCGGACGACCGGGGGGAGCCCGCCCAGGTGTACAGCATCTCCGCCGGGCTGGACTACCCCGGGGTGGGTCCGGAACACGCCCACCTGAAGGACACGGGACGGGTGCGCTACGAGATCGCCTCGGACCGGGAGGCCCTGGACGCCTTCCGGCTCCTCTGCCGCCACGAGGGGATCATCCCCGCCCTGGAGAGTTCCCACGCCCTGGCCTACGCCCTGCGCCTGCTTCCGACCCTGAAGGGGGACCAGACGGTGCTGGTGAACCTCTCCGGCCGGGGGGACAAGGACCTGGACACCGCCCTTCCCCTGCTGTAG